From one Onychomys torridus chromosome 12, mOncTor1.1, whole genome shotgun sequence genomic stretch:
- the St6gal1 gene encoding beta-galactoside alpha-2,6-sialyltransferase 1 isoform X2, with product MNSQLITTEKHFLKNSLYNEGILIVWDPSLYHADIPSWYRKPDYNFFETYKNYRRLYPNQPFYMLKPQMPWELWDIIQEISSDWIQPNPPSSGMLGIIIMMTLCDQVDVYEFLPSKRKTDVCYYHQNFFDSACTMGAYHPLLFEKNMVKHLNEGTDEDIYLSGKATLSGFRNIRC from the exons TTAATCACCACAGAAAAGCACTTCCTGAAGAACAGTCTGTACAATGAAGGAATCCTCATTGTGTGGGACCCATCTTTGTACCATGCAGATATCCCAAGC TGGTACCGGAAGCCAGACTACAACTTCTTTGAAACGTATAAGAATTATCGCAGGCTGTACCCCAACCAGCCCTTTTACATGCTCAAGCCTCAGATGCCATGGGAACTGTGGGATATCATTCAGGAGATCTCTTCAGATTGGATTCAGCCAAACCCTCCGTCCTCTGGCATGCTAG GTATCATCATCATGATGACACTGTGTGACCAGGTAGATGTTTATGAGTTCCTCCCATCCAAGCGCAAGACTGACGTGTGCTACTACCACCAAAACTTCTTCGACAGCGCCTGTACAATGGGCGCCTACCACCCCCTCCTCTTCGAGAAGAACATGGTGAAGCATCTCAATGAGGGGACAGATGAAGACATTTATTTGTCTGGGAAAGCCACGCTGTCTGGCTTCCGGAACATTCGCTGTTGA